GATAtattggttttgtgtgtggAAACAGAGTTCACGATCGTTTACTTTTGTCTGTTATACTTTACCATATGTACAGTAATAAAACCAGAGCCAATCTGTGCTGACTGGAAACTTCAGCTTGTgttcacttgttttctttttttaaattacattttaaaatcgaCACCGCCAACTAAATAGCAGGGGAAAGACAgacaaaatcatatttaataatattagaTAAATACACCTCACATACCTGCAGTGTATACAATTTGTGTTGGAACCACAAATACTGGGATCATTGAAAATGATTTTggaaaacaccaacacacactgaTCTTTTTGAGCAGAcatcaaattatttatttactaattcTGGAGACAACCTCAGCTGAAATTGGGCCTGAGGCGCGAGGACAACACCGCACAGATCACCTGctcatcacagagacaaacgaCCGTTCGCGATGACATTTACAGTCTCCAATGAACCTCACCCAGATCACAAAGGAAGAGCAGGTGAACTCCAGAGGAACTCCTTTTGTAATCTGCTCATCTCTGAAATTCACTGTGCCATGCTCCAAAATCTAGATTCATGCTTTTGCTGTGCTGAGTGCTATTTGATGGGcctaaaacatattttttttaattttggttaGATTTTATATCAGGGATGGGAAAAGGATAAAAAACGGATAAAATGTagaatccgatacaatccaaacatcctatatatcgcatccttcactgtgcacacacacatttgtgtgttattagttttattataaaacactttttaactTTGTATTGCTATAAATAAAGTAAGTTAATGTTATTCTTctaacagtgctaaccactgcaacGCTGTGTGGCCTTTATTCAGATTTTCATACATCGTTTGTAAATGGACTCAATAAAACTGATAACTTCCCCTGTAACATCCTCAGTGTCCTCACGTTTATCCACCACAACAGAGAGATTTGACGGCACTCACCGAGAGAATGCGGACTCTTTCCTGGATCTggaatataaagaaaaaaaagaagaaatcagctTCAGCAATTTATGAGCACGAGGAGCAGAGGCCTCTCTACCTGGAACCCGACGCCTCATAAGATGTCATATTTTTTAGGATTATGCAAACAAGGCCCAGCATAGTGTAGAAATGCTGTCAGAGTCAGTGgttgtttcctctgctgtagGAGGCAAAGGATGTACAAACTGCTCACGCACACATGCTGTACATGCATAATTTTTATAATGAGCTGCTTATCTGCAAGTATGTGAATATGTGAAGTGCAACAGAGCAGCatggggttgtgtgtgtgtgtgtgtgtgtgtgtgtgtgttggcgaTGGGGGGGCTTTGTCTGTGATAACTATCACTGACTGGGTTAGGGCGAAGGTCTGTGATATCTCCCAGCCATCGACACACCACGTTGCTGTTGAGACTCACCTCAGAGTCatcccctcttcctctcctcctgtctccttccctctccctctccctctccctcctctcctcctcgtcttAGTTGATTCCCGGGGTGTTTCAGTGCAGTTGTGTTTCACATGCAGGGTGTGTCTGAACGGCTGCTGCAGTGTGACCAGCACCCCACCTCCTCCCCCCGGGCCCCTCTCTTCCCTCTTAGGCTCTCTCCCTCAGATCCTCTTCTACCCTTTCGcctctaatttttttttttttttttttttttttttttagctttctGGACTCCTCCTCACGTCCACTTCTCCTCCCCTCCCGTCTCTCCTCCCTGGCTGCATTTGACTGCACAGGTCTGCTTGGCATGCAGGAGGCTCCTGAGGCCTGGCGCGTCTAAAGGGCAGGGCGCCCAGAGGCAGGAGACGCACCCTCACTGACAAACACCATCTACCCCCAGACCCTGCAGCTCCTGGAATCATAACACCAGCCACGACTCCAAGTCCAGGTCTAGCCTCATACATCTCCCAAACCTCATCTTCACTCCTACACTCTCAACCCTGAAAGTAGGAGCCGTAACCTCTGCTTATTTTGAGCACAGATTGCTCATCTGCTCTCAGGTGTTAAATGCCATGTGTATGGATCAAAGGATCTGCTTTGAGAACTGCATTAAGTTTGGTTTGGCCTTATCTGGGCTGACAGGGGAGAGAGGAGATTTAGGAAACAGTGACAAAGATGAAAATATTGGAAATATTCAAGAAAAGGGATAGTTATTGATGTGTAGTAAGCCCATGCCAGGTGGAAGCTGTCTGAGTGTCTTTCCTCCATCCCTCACTCTATTATTCCAACCCGTATTTCTTTTACTCTTCCAAATGCATTTACATGTGCTACGATATTTCCCCCGGGAGCGCGGCTCCAATGCAGAGGCTAAGATAAGCCATCAAAGTCAGTGACAGAGAGGGCGCATGGGTGACTCACTGACAGGCTGAGCAGAAGACAGTCAGTGGAGCCGCCGTGACTGGCGCACATGATCACACATTGGTATGGATACAAATTGTGCGAGATATTTCGACTGTacgagcagcagctcctctcctTGGACAAACACTGCACGACaaagaggagatggagaaagCGAGAAGGGAGGCAGTTATTTTTGCAGCTCAGTTCACGGCGCACACTTATACAGTACATAGGCTTTTGCACGTACAATGGCATTTTCTCCCCAACAACTGCTCTTGTTTAGTATGCGCTTCCTTTGGTCTTGAGGAGGAATGATCCTCACTCTAATGAACTAGGGCCTGCCACTTGAATGTAAAACAGGATTTAACCCGTCTTCAATGTCAGAGCCCCTCCCTGGGGCTGcttcagacaacacacacacacacaaattcatggacaagcacacacacacacacacacacaagcaaaccagctacgcacacacacacacagacatcgtGATGTAGCCTGCATATAGTTTTTCATAAGTAAGTACACGCTCTGTGTTCATTTCAGTCCAATCTATGGCATTGCCTTTGAATCCGACACACTCAGAAGGACGGAGGCCTGCTCATCTCACCTGCTCCACACTCTTCATTAAGGATTAATAGAACTATGTGCGTTATAATGCGTAACGTCTGCCACCGAGTCGGacccatttgtttgtttgttgctgctctcggctgtttgtgtttttgccaaTTCATGTTACgctcaagaagaagaagacttcaCAAAATGTTTGTTAAAAATGCCCGAAACATCACTTCACATGTTTAACTCGAACGgggtaataaataaataagaaaataaaacaattgaatGCATGTTTtgcaaagaaacagaaaaaacagaaaagaagaaacaacaaaagctgTGAGTTGTGCTCCTCTATTGGAATATTTTAATGTTATCATCATCTgtatcactgtttttctttttacatgtgttcattttatttgatgagCAGGCGGTGTATTCACAATGATGGGAGTATAACATTAGATTCACAGTGATGGGCAACGGGTTagctatttaaaaaagaaaaaagacacacacacacactctctctccctctctctctcacacatacacacacatttatacctTTATAGCATTAAACACCCGAGAATATGTGCACtcacacgtgtttgtgtgtggcagCTATAGTTTAGGGTGTGCAGTGCATGTTGGATCTGAACAATTAGAAatgtatatgtgtttttttttattattcttttgtttCCGTGAAACATCTGAGCCCTCAGATCAAACAGTCAATCATAACCTAAGTTAAGGAGAAACTCTGTTGcttttttgacagattataTAAATTCAAGTGTATTTGAGGGATTGAATTCAAAGTGCTACAGGATAAcgtgacttttttttagcatGTCTATAAtattggaaagaaaaaaagggggactattttcacttttttccccccataatTCTTCATAGTCTTCATTTTGGTAAAAAGGGGTCACATTGGAAATATTGCATTGTGAAAGTAAAACTGAGTGGATGAGACGACAGCCACGCGACTTGTGACTGCAGCTCAGATGGGAGGTGAAATATTCTGAGCActaatttatttacttttttcctATAAAAGTGTTACAGTCCTGAGATGATGAATCAATCAGCAAAAAACTGAAATTTAAAGTGTTTATATTtccactttacttttttttttaactttatttcttctttttttttttatttgactgaatAATTGAAATCAATATCAGCGTAATTCTGGTCATTTTTATTGACCTCTGATGGTCGCCTTTTTAATGACCACATGTGgtctgctattattattattattatttttttacctgcctttttaaatgagtgtttttCCCTCTATGACACTGTGGTCAGGATAAGATATTAGTGACCACTCttgcattgttttctgttttaacaGGATCACACAGTGAGCGTTAAGTGATGAAGTGCTTCGAGTTCACACCAGAACAAATCCTGGTAAGTGCTCAGAAAAACGCAGAggtttaaatgacaataaaacacttttgtcCAGCACCATTCCCTCCCTCCtaaaacattttacagaaatAACTTTTAGACaataacaaggaaaaaaaaaaacaatatatgacATTGTGCATCCAGTAAAACTATGTTATTTTGTCTGTCTagacacatttttcacactGTTCATCCATCGGTTTTATCTggttccaaaaaaagaaaaatcaataaaaacaaaaacagaaaatatggctttcatacacaaacacaatcgTATCATCATACAGAGTATactatattttaatatttagttaaaCAAATGAGCTTCCTGTAATCAAACAACAGAAATAGTATCTGGTCTGCATTGCATTTTCTTCCTTTATATATAATGGAATGTTTGGGACgacattattcatatttttgtcCCAAAGGTGTGCTTTAAGTATGGCTGACTGAtgaatacttgtttttttttaattatcattattattattattattattattaatattaatattaatattttgactctcaatacaaaaaacaaacaaacaaaaacacttgaggGCTTTTCTCAATCTAGTTTATGGTAAACCCCAAGATCAAATTCTCACCTGGATCTCAGTGTAAGAGATGATGTGTGTGATACTGCAATAATAAAAGTTTTAATTCAAAAGTCACTTTCGTTCCTACAGACAAGTGTCCACATCGGTCTACTGTCCTCAGAGTTAATTGGGTTAATTAGGGTGAGTGTGAGGAGGGTGTGAGCTGAGGGTCTTTATGGTTTCGTCTCTATATACAATTATGGCTTCTCTGAGTGGaagagacacaaaaatcaaCACAGTCATCTAGAGAAATACACAGAGCAGAGTTCATTATTGTTGTAAAGAAGGAAAGTCTTGAGGGACAACCAGTCAAAAGTTTCCATGTCCCATTTTCATTGCAAATCACTGTCACTTGTCCACAGTGGACGGACACATAATAATTCCCCGTGGCAGCAACTTGTCACACACTTTAGATCTCAGTTATTCAACTCATTGTCCAATTAGTAATGTCCTTAGAGGCCTAAATATCCTGCCACTTCCGTCTGTCTTGCCCTTTTCAacgtctctctctttctgttctgTCACCCCGCTCCATCCTTCATATTCATCTTCTCCCCTCACGTCCCTCTTTCCACCCTCAGTCCTCCTCAGAGCCCGCAGCCCCCCTCAGTCCATTCATACAGAAGGGCAGGCTGGAGGAGAACGGACTGTCAGACGGCGAGAAACCACTGAAAGGTGGCAGGCCGGCCAGCCGCTGTAGGTGGGGAAAGAAGGCGGGCGGGGGTCCCTTGTGGTGGTCTGAGCGTAGCTGCAGGCCATCACCGTGTCCTGCGCCGTGGTGGTGTGACGGAGGCAGCTCAGGTGGAGCATAGCGGATAGTGCTTGGGGCGTAAAGGCTCTGAGGGCCCTGTGGGCCGAGGGCAAGGGGGTGAAAGAGGACCCGACCCGCAGCGCCGCCTGCAGCCAGTCTCTGGAGCAGCTCAAAGTCAGGGCCGCAACCTGCCCCCGCGCCGCCGCTGCCACGACTCACCACGCCTGACACTGCCCTCTCCTCGCGGGGCAGCGGGGAGGACACGGACATGGCGGGGGACAAGGCAGGGGACGGGGGAGTGAACAAACCTTTAGGAGGGGCTTCACTGCTGGAGGAGGAGTCAGGGATCGGAGTGGTGGGGCTGTCGCCATTGAGACTGCTggagggtgtgtgtgcatgtgacgGTTGGTGCTGGGTAgtggaggtttgtgtgtgtgaaccccAGCGGCCCCCGGTGGTCAGGGAGTCATGTTCAGTCTTGATGTTGGGGCTGCCGGACAGAGGAGACAGGGTCACTGCACTCTTTAGCTGCTGTATCACAGCGCGGCCGTTGTACCccctgcctcctctctctcctctagTCGGGTTGTCTTCTCCTCTGTTCTGTTTACCTCCTCCTGCGCCGTCTTCCTGTTTGAGTCTGTCACCGTCTTCTCCCCCCTGGTCCCACTGTgtatcttcctcctcctccccctcactgtCACTTGCCAAGTCTGAGGAGGCGGACACGCTCTCCTCAGTGTGACGCAGGTCCTCCAGTCTGCGGCGGGTTTCGGGGGGAGCGCCCTCGGGCTCGGACCTCAGAAGGCGCTTCCTCCGGTCTTCTGACTGAATGGCGGCGGGAGTGAATTTCTCTCTGCCCTTAGTGTCAGGTTCACCCTTCCTGGCTGAGCCTTTCACTGACTGGGAACCTGTGGGGAGAGGGAGATTGTATGATATCCAAACACAGACGGGTGTTTCCGTGTGTGCATGGACTTCATGGGAAACAGGGTTCCGAAATGTTTCCCAGGGTCGAattggatggttgtttgtctctgtggccctgtgatggactggttatctgtccagggtgtaccccgcctttcgccctatgtcagctgggattggcaccagcgacacACCGAAAGCgggtaaagtggtagaagatggatggatgaatgaatgaatgaaagaaattcATGCACTTTCAAGGTCCGTTTTCAAGCTTTCCCAGAACCTTACAGCTTTGgtataatacatacataatcAAACTATCACATTAAAAGAGTCtattattaggtacacgtgtGAACTCAATGAATTTCAGCCTGCAGACATAGTCAAGATgactgaggatgatgaggatgatgatgaggacgaaAGATGATttgagtgactttgaatgtggcatggtcGTTGGTGCCGGacagagtatttcagaaactgtgGATCCATTGGGACTTATTTTATGAGATGTTGGTTGTGATATTGGCCGTGTGAACcataaaaaacagaaagtatTTTTCACGTGTGCGTGTATCATCCTACCTCGTGTCTGTGGGGAGGTGACGGTGGGAGAGGAGCTAACCCGAAGTCTCTCTGCTCTTACACCCTCCGGTAGCTGCAGCAGATCCAGCGGAGTGTCGGGCAACTCCGTTCGACTGCATGATGGGAATGATGGATAGAtgtgaaaatggaaaaggagagatggagagagagagtgagtgagagagagagagagagttacaaAAAATGATCATCTGCCACTTACAGCCTTTAAAAAACATTAGCGCCGCTGATTTCAGTGAATACTTAAGAGATGCAAACAACGTATAATCAGCCTAATAACAACCTCCAATAGCCGAAGCGCCTCAAACCCTTCTGACCTCAATCTAACGCACGCTCACTTCTCCAAACAATGAGTACAgtacacatgcaaacagacacacaggcagaccCCACCcttaaagacacacaaaaataaataaaatcacacacactgtgccccACTCAGCAGCCCACCTATGCACAGTTAAGCCCAGACAAGGAGGAGGCAACTGGAGAAGTTAATGAGCTCTTGTAATTACAGCACTAATTAACTAAAACACTATTCAGCCCCAAAATTCTGACATCCATTTGTTGTAATTATATAGCTTCAGACCAATTAGCATTGAAATTCAGCCTActcctcttgtttttgtctgactGCTCTGTCGCTTTGCGCACAGTTTTGTTATCatgtgcgggtgtgtgtgtgtgtgtgtgtgtgtgtaaaatgtgtgtatgtcttcTGGGTACatttgcatcagtgtgtgtgtgtgtgtttgtatacagggaaataaaagccttttttttgcagttacCTGCAGTTGTGTTAAAAAAGACAGATACTACATGAAGACACTGATGGCACATTACATTTGGAAGCACAAAAAAATTACTAAGCCATACATAGGTTATTAAAAGTAATTATGTTTATgataaaaaaagtataataaaataattagtaGAATTAGTATAATAATTATAAGCAACACAGAGTGAGATATACTACATCTAAACGTCATCATCAAATGTAACTAcatcaaatgtatttaaaatctagaaaatataaaatctgaTGATCAGTAATCTTAAAGCTATTTTAGCTATGTGGAGTATTTATATGAAAAATTAAACAAGTATTAACTTTAATAGACCCTGGTTAATGGGCTTGACTTTGATGTCACTATCTTGTATTAAGTATCCTCATCAGTTTTCTGGCATGTTGAATGGTGTGGAACATCCAATAATCCTCCTGCGTTTCATCATCTATGCCTTCAAAGGGTCCATGTTCACAGTGAGGTGCCGGCAACATATGAGCTGGGCACATAATCGGCTGCAGTCGGGGAAACAGATTGTGGCTCCGCTGCACTTGTATACTGACCTGAGGACAAAGTTGACCCAGATGACGTTGCGTTCGTGCGGGGCTTTGTGGTTGATGGAGACGGTGGCTGTGGACTGGATCCACAGGtagcctcctctcctctgcagccAACGATAGTAACCCGTCACTACCTGGCCTTTCCTCagcactgaggagaggagaggagaggagaggagaggagaggagaggagaggagaggagagcttTACTTTACAAGTCTGGCAGTTCATGATGATGACAGCAGAGGGCGCCTACCACAACAGGACTGAATGAGACTGCATGGTGCTCTTAACCCCCCAGTTaaataatgtgtgaaaaatgaagaGTCTCATTGCCGACATGTGCCTATTGTTGTGACTTACAGTCCTCGTGGCTTTGCCGAAGGTTTTCCAAGTCTTCTACGTGGATGAAGTGGTAACAGGTATGTCCCACCACCTCTGCTGGGGTCAGATCCATATACTCTGAGATCCTGTGAgcccaaagagaaaaggtgctCGAGCGATCTCTCTAAGCGGTGACACCGCAATAACATTatccacacgcacacaactCTCACCTGTTCTCACAATACGTGACCTGCAGGTCCATGTTCACTCGGAAGACAAACATGTGGCTCTCCATGCGGACTTCATTAAGTGTGGAGGGCGGGAGTGTGTGCGCCAGGGCAACCAAACCCATAGGTCGACGCACTGAGCGCCCTGAGCCCGGCATGAGTGCGGGGCGGCAGCGGATTCTTCCCGTCACATGAATTACCTGATAAACACAAGACAAATATTACATATTccttcacacatttttttaattattgcagCATAAAGAATGAATATAGTGCAATTGTAAGTGGTTAATGCTTTGCCTTGTAAGACATTTACACAAGCATACTGTATGCAGTCACAGTCTGTGATGTGAAGCTGTCCCATATGTAATTAGTTCACGgccataaaacacacagaaaacaagcacaagtgtctgtttgttattttttttttaccaggccCCACAACAAGGAGGTGAGTGCT
This Solea senegalensis isolate Sse05_10M linkage group LG8, IFAPA_SoseM_1, whole genome shotgun sequence DNA region includes the following protein-coding sequences:
- the npas1 gene encoding neuronal PAS domain-containing protein 1, with the translated sequence MATMPFVSEGKCVSVEWDFLQGLLAKPPTLPCLQNLRKEKSRNAARSRRGKENFEFFELAKMLPLPGAITSQLDKASVIRLTISYLHMRTFVSQGDPPWSPLMEGDSNCSKVRRSSHSLATDIFEQHLGAHLLQSLDGFVFVVSQEGRFLYISETVSIYLGLSQVELTGSSVFDYIHPADHVEMAERLGIRPHLRAEAGCHVAPESASSSASASSLAGTPEPAPSSPHTPADECPDRGYFIRMKSTLTKRGLHVKSSGYKVIHVTGRIRCRPALMPGSGRSVRRPMGLVALAHTLPPSTLNEVRMESHMFVFRVNMDLQVTYCENRISEYMDLTPAEVVGHTCYHFIHVEDLENLRQSHEDLLRKGQVVTGYYRWLQRRGGYLWIQSTATVSINHKAPHERNVIWVNFVLSRTELPDTPLDLLQLPEGVRAERLRVSSSPTVTSPQTRGSQSVKGSARKGEPDTKGREKFTPAAIQSEDRRKRLLRSEPEGAPPETRRRLEDLRHTEESVSASSDLASDSEGEEEEDTQWDQGGEDGDRLKQEDGAGGGKQNRGEDNPTRGERGGRGYNGRAVIQQLKSAVTLSPLSGSPNIKTEHDSLTTGGRWGSHTQTSTTQHQPSHAHTPSSSLNGDSPTTPIPDSSSSSEAPPKGLFTPPSPALSPAMSVSSPLPREERAVSGVVSRGSGGAGAGCGPDFELLQRLAAGGAAGRVLFHPLALGPQGPQSLYAPSTIRYAPPELPPSHHHGAGHGDGLQLRSDHHKGPPPAFFPHLQRLAGLPPFSGFSPSDSPFSSSLPFCMNGLRGAAGSEED